A genome region from Baekduia alba includes the following:
- a CDS encoding potassium channel family protein, whose amino-acid sequence MSTPEGKATAPKSAHPHALRILSRKPLTTGRAAWIIAWVTVLMTIISGLLIHLTDKKNYPEIGDGLWWAIQTVTTVGYGDLVPTSTTGRFIAALVMVVGIGFLTVVTAAITSTFVESARRRLQATRTDTVSARLDQIGTRLDAIEATLKNISGHRDDAPR is encoded by the coding sequence ATGTCCACGCCTGAAGGGAAGGCAACCGCCCCCAAGTCAGCTCACCCCCACGCTCTGAGGATCCTCTCGCGCAAGCCCCTGACCACGGGGCGGGCGGCGTGGATCATCGCGTGGGTCACCGTCTTGATGACGATCATCAGCGGGCTGCTGATCCACCTCACCGATAAGAAGAATTACCCTGAGATCGGTGACGGCTTGTGGTGGGCCATACAAACCGTCACGACCGTCGGCTACGGGGACCTCGTGCCCACGAGCACGACGGGACGGTTTATCGCCGCGCTGGTGATGGTTGTCGGGATCGGCTTCCTGACCGTCGTCACTGCCGCGATCACGTCAACGTTCGTCGAGTCCGCCCGGCGCCGCCTGCAGGCCACGAGAACCGACACCGTGTCCGCGAGGCTCGATCAGATCGGCACGCGTCTGGACGCGATCGAAGCGACGCTCAAGAACATCAGCGGGCACCGCGACGACGCTCCGCGATGA
- a CDS encoding FUSC family protein, which translates to MAIEADAAGAEPKPSGARRVLHIVGAVVVVLVLPALVIGAFVGELGVSAMFTGVLLGAVGAKLGGTHRMLYVAPALGVAGGLGAYTAYDWWWVALLAAAGVIAGAGIRFGWFAALLMVPYAATFVTPVSTVTDAVIYGVILAIASLYGVVLAHRFGAPRIVDGDHLAPRVAAGVAGMFGLVLGATAAIGVALGWTEPYWVPEPVLILVLYIIMGKRDRIRGKALGTALGIAAAVPIAIISPPQAVLTTIGVIAFIIALTQAKKTYWLMYGLYTFSLVLLLSAPGQVGFEAEERGVEILVGVGLLVVGLAVVHALGAREAKRDPQPELAPG; encoded by the coding sequence GCAGGTGCCGAACCTAAGCCGTCCGGCGCGCGGCGAGTGCTGCACATCGTTGGCGCTGTCGTGGTGGTGCTCGTCCTGCCCGCGCTGGTGATCGGCGCGTTCGTCGGGGAACTCGGGGTCTCGGCGATGTTCACCGGGGTGCTGCTCGGCGCCGTCGGAGCGAAACTCGGCGGCACCCACCGCATGCTGTACGTCGCCCCGGCACTCGGAGTAGCGGGAGGGCTCGGGGCGTATACCGCCTATGACTGGTGGTGGGTGGCTCTGCTGGCCGCCGCGGGTGTCATTGCCGGCGCCGGGATCAGGTTCGGGTGGTTTGCCGCGCTGCTGATGGTCCCCTATGCCGCCACGTTCGTCACGCCCGTCTCCACGGTGACCGACGCCGTGATCTACGGCGTGATCCTCGCGATCGCGTCGCTCTACGGCGTCGTCCTCGCGCACCGGTTCGGCGCTCCAAGGATCGTGGACGGCGATCACCTTGCCCCGCGCGTCGCCGCCGGGGTGGCGGGCATGTTCGGACTCGTTCTCGGTGCCACCGCCGCGATCGGCGTGGCGCTGGGCTGGACCGAGCCCTACTGGGTTCCCGAGCCGGTGCTCATCCTGGTCCTGTACATCATCATGGGCAAACGCGACCGCATCCGCGGCAAGGCGCTCGGCACCGCGCTCGGAATCGCCGCAGCCGTCCCGATCGCCATCATCTCGCCGCCTCAAGCCGTCCTCACCACGATCGGCGTCATCGCCTTCATCATCGCGCTCACGCAGGCCAAGAAGACCTACTGGCTGATGTATGGCCTCTACACCTTCTCGCTCGTGCTCCTGCTGTCCGCACCCGGCCAGGTCGGCTTCGAGGCCGAGGAACGCGGCGTTGAGATCCTCGTCGGTGTCGGCCTGCTCGTCGTCGGCCTGGCCGTCGTCCACGCTCTGGGCGCACGCGAAGCAAAGCGCGACCCACAGCCCGAACTCGCGCCCGGCTGA